The Amycolatopsis mongoliensis genome includes a window with the following:
- a CDS encoding GGDEF domain-containing protein, translated as MVGDSTVAAGGERRPGRFLPAVVPLRWALWRLPRRGQVVYLVAVDALAVAAAVLAALRFPPLATMAAPFALLLGGMLVSAELARAVERHREETLLGPGVDTPWIFAGVLVLRPGLAVALVVLSALHQWFRVRRRPVYRQVFGAAATALAGLVAGAFLTATGAGPLGEVLDARTVLLLTVAGVVFLAVNAALVTAADGPRHPREALPGHAFDAAMTASALPLAWAVAAAPLLVPLLAGATVVLHRGGLGRGRRDHVTLDPGTGVLTAASWRGAAEAELDRLGRHGPGQAVLLLDLDHFRQLNDRYGARIGDAVLRAVADTLRDEVRAADLVGRSGGEEFAVLLPGTGRFDAMAIAERIRLRIASTLVALKASGDGPQFVGVTVSIGVAGCADGLLSDALLAAEAAVLQAKAAGRNRTICAEP; from the coding sequence ATGGTGGGGGATTCCACGGTCGCCGCCGGCGGGGAACGCCGCCCGGGCCGGTTCCTGCCCGCCGTCGTCCCGCTGCGCTGGGCGCTGTGGCGGCTGCCGCGCCGCGGCCAGGTCGTCTACCTCGTCGCGGTCGACGCCCTCGCCGTCGCCGCGGCCGTGCTCGCCGCTCTCCGGTTCCCGCCGCTCGCCACCATGGCGGCACCGTTCGCGCTGCTCCTGGGCGGGATGCTGGTGTCGGCCGAGCTCGCCCGCGCGGTGGAGCGCCACCGCGAGGAAACCCTCCTCGGCCCCGGCGTCGACACCCCGTGGATCTTCGCCGGCGTCCTGGTGCTCCGGCCGGGCCTCGCCGTCGCCCTGGTCGTGCTGTCCGCGCTGCACCAGTGGTTCCGGGTCCGCAGAAGACCCGTGTACCGCCAGGTGTTCGGCGCCGCCGCGACGGCGCTGGCCGGCCTCGTCGCCGGCGCGTTCCTCACCGCGACGGGCGCCGGGCCGCTCGGCGAGGTCCTCGACGCCCGCACCGTCCTCCTGCTGACCGTCGCCGGTGTGGTGTTCCTGGCGGTGAACGCCGCGCTCGTGACCGCCGCCGACGGCCCCCGCCACCCCCGCGAAGCCCTTCCGGGACACGCTTTCGACGCCGCGATGACCGCGTCCGCTCTGCCGCTCGCCTGGGCCGTCGCGGCCGCGCCGCTGCTGGTCCCGCTGCTGGCCGGCGCCACCGTCGTGCTGCACCGTGGCGGGCTGGGCCGCGGCCGACGCGACCACGTCACCCTCGATCCCGGCACCGGCGTGCTGACGGCCGCGTCGTGGCGCGGCGCCGCCGAAGCCGAGCTGGACCGGCTCGGCCGCCACGGCCCCGGCCAGGCCGTGCTGCTGCTCGACCTCGACCACTTCCGCCAGCTCAACGACCGCTACGGCGCCCGCATCGGCGACGCGGTCCTGCGCGCGGTCGCCGACACCCTGCGCGACGAGGTCCGGGCCGCCGATCTCGTGGGCCGCTCCGGCGGCGAGGAGTTCGCGGTGCTGCTGCCCGGCACGGGCCGCTTCGACGCCATGGCGATCGCCGAGCGGATCCGCCTGCGGATCGCGTCGACGCTGGTGGCGTTGAAGGCCTCCGGCGACGGGCCGCAGTTCGTCGGCGTGACGGTGTCGATCGGCGTCGCGGGCTGCGCCGACGGGCTGCTCTCGGACGCCCTGCTGGCCGCGGAAGCGGCGGTGCTGCAGGCGAAGGCCGCGGGCCGCAACCGCACGATCTGCGCGGAACCCTAG
- a CDS encoding isopenicillin N synthase family dioxygenase, protein MPSTVPLVDLSPWFAGTSEGRAEVAARIDSALCESGFLLVTGHGVPDDLRRRTRELAREFFALPEDVKQRYAVTVGGRGWLPPGVEANGYAEGTETPPDLKESYSAGADFGVGVAEIDGFWFQPNVWPDEVPGLAETATEYMRRMRALSDHLLEIFAAALGLAESHFTRHTAHPTYTFNINWYPPMTHVGAPEPEQFRIGPHTDFGTVTVLDRQAGVGGLQVYTAGGEWEDAPFHPDAFTVNIGDLMARWTGDRWRSTRHRVLPPAASAPEEDLVSLIFFYETDHDARITSLAPPLGKTTYPEVIAADYLREKLNAITMT, encoded by the coding sequence ATGCCGTCAACCGTTCCGCTCGTGGACCTCTCACCGTGGTTCGCGGGCACGTCCGAGGGCCGCGCCGAAGTGGCCGCCCGGATCGACAGCGCGCTGTGCGAGTCCGGGTTCCTGCTGGTCACCGGGCACGGCGTCCCGGACGACCTGCGCCGCCGCACGCGTGAGCTGGCGCGGGAGTTCTTCGCGCTGCCCGAGGACGTCAAGCAGCGCTACGCCGTCACCGTCGGCGGCCGCGGCTGGCTGCCGCCCGGCGTCGAGGCCAACGGCTACGCCGAGGGAACCGAGACGCCGCCGGACCTCAAGGAGTCGTACTCCGCGGGCGCGGACTTCGGCGTGGGCGTCGCCGAGATCGACGGGTTCTGGTTCCAGCCCAACGTGTGGCCGGACGAGGTGCCGGGGCTCGCCGAGACGGCCACGGAGTACATGCGCCGGATGCGGGCGCTGTCGGACCACCTGCTGGAGATCTTCGCCGCGGCGCTCGGCCTGGCCGAGAGCCACTTCACCCGCCACACCGCGCACCCGACGTACACGTTCAACATCAACTGGTACCCGCCGATGACCCACGTCGGCGCGCCGGAGCCGGAGCAGTTCCGGATCGGGCCGCACACCGACTTCGGCACGGTGACCGTGCTCGACCGCCAGGCCGGCGTCGGCGGGCTCCAGGTCTACACCGCCGGCGGCGAGTGGGAGGACGCGCCGTTCCACCCCGACGCGTTCACCGTGAACATCGGTGACCTGATGGCCCGCTGGACGGGCGACCGCTGGCGGTCGACGCGCCACCGCGTCCTGCCGCCGGCGGCGTCGGCGCCCGAGGAGGACCTGGTGTCGCTGATCTTCTTCTACGAGACCGACCACGACGCGCGGATCACGTCGCTGGCACCCCCGCTGGGCAAGACGACCTACCCGGAAGTGATCGCGGCCGACTACCTGCGGGAGAAGCTCAACGCCATCACGATGACCTAG
- a CDS encoding nucleoside deaminase — MPIDPGALLAVAREEAELGKAEGGVPIGAALFDTAGTLLGRGHNRRVQDDDPSMHAETSAFRNAGRRPHYRDTIMVTTLSPCWYCSGLVRQFGIGRVVIGEATTFHGGHDWLAGLGVEITLLDDPACTALMTEFIAARPDLWYEDIGVEKSE, encoded by the coding sequence ATGCCGATCGACCCTGGCGCCCTGCTCGCCGTCGCCCGTGAAGAAGCCGAGCTGGGCAAGGCCGAGGGCGGCGTGCCGATCGGGGCCGCGCTGTTCGACACCGCGGGCACCCTGCTGGGCCGCGGGCACAACCGGCGCGTGCAGGACGACGACCCCTCGATGCACGCCGAGACCTCGGCGTTCCGCAACGCCGGGCGCCGCCCGCACTACCGCGACACGATCATGGTCACGACGCTCTCGCCGTGCTGGTACTGCTCCGGGCTCGTCCGTCAGTTCGGGATCGGGCGGGTCGTCATCGGCGAGGCCACGACGTTCCACGGCGGGCACGACTGGCTGGCCGGGCTCGGCGTGGAGATCACCCTGCTCGACGACCCCGCCTGCACCGCGCTGATGACGGAGTTCATCGCCGCGCGCCCGGACCTGTGGTACGAGGACATCGGGGTCGAAAAGTCCGAATAG
- a CDS encoding helix-turn-helix transcriptional regulator gives MYGTSERLLRLLSLLQARRDWPGADLASRLEVDVRTIRRDVERLRSLGYPVHATPGVAGGYRLGAGAALPPLLLDDDEAVAVAVGLRTAASGTVSGIEETSVRALAKLEQVLPARLRPRVSALQAATMSLPGGGPTVDASVLTVIAAACRDHERLRFGYGDRAGTETERSVEPLRLVHTGRRWYLVAFDLDRDGWRTFRVDRITGVPAPSFRFAPREPPAEDLAAYVSRQISSAPYPHQFVLRVAAPAAVLSERIPPTVGAVEPIDEHSCRVRTGANTLDTVPYYLAQWGYDFVVEEAPPGLVERLRAVAERFARAVG, from the coding sequence ATGTACGGCACATCGGAACGCCTGCTCAGGCTGCTTTCCCTGCTGCAGGCCCGGCGCGACTGGCCGGGCGCGGACCTCGCGTCGCGGCTCGAGGTCGACGTCCGCACGATCCGCCGGGACGTCGAGCGGCTGCGGTCCCTCGGCTACCCGGTGCACGCGACACCCGGCGTCGCCGGCGGCTACCGGCTCGGCGCGGGTGCCGCGCTCCCGCCGCTGCTGCTGGACGACGACGAGGCGGTCGCCGTCGCGGTCGGCCTGCGCACGGCGGCGAGCGGCACGGTCAGCGGCATCGAGGAGACGTCGGTGCGCGCGCTGGCGAAGCTGGAGCAGGTGCTGCCGGCGCGGTTGCGGCCGCGGGTGAGCGCGCTGCAGGCGGCGACGATGTCCCTCCCGGGTGGCGGCCCGACGGTCGACGCTTCGGTGCTGACGGTGATCGCGGCGGCCTGCCGCGACCACGAGCGCCTGCGCTTCGGCTACGGCGACCGCGCGGGCACCGAGACGGAACGGTCGGTCGAGCCGCTGCGCCTGGTCCACACCGGACGGCGCTGGTACCTGGTGGCGTTCGACCTCGACCGCGACGGCTGGCGCACGTTCCGCGTGGACCGCATCACGGGCGTCCCGGCGCCGAGCTTCCGCTTCGCGCCGCGCGAACCCCCGGCCGAGGACCTGGCGGCGTACGTGTCGCGCCAGATTTCGTCGGCGCCGTACCCGCACCAGTTCGTGCTGCGGGTGGCCGCCCCGGCGGCGGTGCTGTCCGAGCGCATCCCGCCGACGGTCGGCGCGGTGGAGCCGATCGACGAGCACAGCTGCCGGGTCCGGACCGGGGCGAACACCCTGGACACGGTGCCGTACTACCTGGCGCAGTGGGGGTACGACTTCGTGGTGGAGGAGGCGCCGCCGGGCCTGGTGGAGCGGCTGCGGGCGGTGGCCGAGCGCTTCGCCCGGGCGGTGGGCTGA
- a CDS encoding winged helix DNA-binding domain-containing protein translates to MTVLDARSLNRATLARQLLLDRAALPVHAAVAHLGGLQAQEPQEPFTGLWSRLRAFDPAALSDLLAERRVVRTHLMRRTVHLLTAEDVLAWRARFDAMLRQRVLGTYRRELDGVDLDELAAAGRAVLADGEPRSMAELARAVADRWPSAGPRPLGEMLVAALIPVAQLPPRGLWRARAGVRNLPLASWLGREVDPLHPDDEVGRALVKRYLAAFGPAATADLRAWCGLAGLPAAVKAVREDLVAFRDERGRELLDLPDAPRPGPDTPAPVRFLPAFDNAILGYDDRTRIIDDAHRGLSVAGERVVLVDGRVSATWTVAAETVVVRPLRRLTKPERREVAEEGSALAAFLSDGESDRARVAAG, encoded by the coding sequence GTGACGGTGCTGGACGCCCGGTCGCTCAACCGCGCGACGCTCGCCCGGCAACTGCTGCTCGACCGCGCCGCGCTGCCGGTGCACGCCGCCGTCGCGCACCTCGGCGGCCTGCAGGCGCAGGAGCCGCAGGAACCCTTCACCGGGCTGTGGTCCCGGCTGCGCGCGTTCGACCCGGCGGCGCTGTCGGACTTGCTCGCCGAGCGGCGCGTGGTGCGCACGCACCTGATGCGCCGGACCGTCCACCTGCTCACCGCCGAGGACGTCCTGGCGTGGCGGGCGCGCTTCGACGCCATGCTGCGCCAGCGCGTCCTCGGCACCTACCGCCGCGAGCTCGACGGGGTGGACCTCGACGAGCTCGCGGCGGCGGGCCGGGCCGTCCTGGCCGACGGCGAGCCCCGCTCGATGGCCGAGCTGGCCAGGGCGGTCGCGGACCGGTGGCCTTCCGCCGGGCCGCGGCCCCTCGGCGAAATGCTCGTCGCGGCCCTGATCCCGGTGGCGCAGCTGCCGCCCCGGGGACTGTGGCGCGCCCGGGCGGGCGTGCGGAACCTGCCGCTCGCGTCGTGGCTGGGCCGCGAGGTCGACCCGCTCCACCCGGACGACGAAGTCGGGCGGGCACTGGTGAAGCGCTACCTGGCCGCGTTCGGTCCGGCGGCGACGGCGGACCTGCGCGCGTGGTGCGGCCTGGCCGGGCTGCCGGCCGCGGTGAAAGCGGTGCGCGAGGACCTGGTGGCCTTCCGCGACGAGCGGGGCCGGGAGCTGCTCGACCTGCCGGACGCGCCCCGCCCCGGCCCGGACACGCCGGCCCCGGTGCGGTTCCTGCCGGCGTTCGACAACGCGATCCTCGGCTACGACGACCGGACCCGCATCATCGACGACGCCCACCGCGGCCTCTCGGTCGCGGGCGAACGGGTGGTGCTGGTGGACGGCCGGGTTTCGGCGACCTGGACGGTGGCGGCCGAAACGGTGGTGGTGCGGCCGTTGCGGCGGTTGACCAAGCCCGAACGCCGCGAGGTCGCCGAGGAGGGAAGCGCGTTGGCGGCCTTCCTGAGCGACGGGGAAAGCGACCGGGCGCGGGTGGCGGCGGGCTGA
- a CDS encoding DinB family protein, with the protein MTHETERADLIAELATARAALITATNGLTDEQAGARPTVSALCLGGLVKHVASMEENWLRFVVDGPSAMRYDLPDGVTWADMAAGTAREYPQWAIDHQNEFAMQPGDTLAGVLARYEDVAKRSEDVIRTVPELSATHPLPEAPWNRPGTVWTARRAVLHVIAETAQHAGHADILRETLDGQKST; encoded by the coding sequence ATGACCCACGAAACCGAACGCGCCGACCTCATCGCCGAGCTGGCGACCGCGCGAGCCGCCCTCATCACCGCCACGAACGGCCTCACCGACGAGCAGGCCGGCGCGCGGCCGACCGTCAGCGCGCTGTGCCTCGGCGGGCTCGTCAAGCACGTCGCGTCCATGGAGGAGAACTGGCTGCGCTTCGTCGTCGACGGCCCGTCGGCCATGCGCTACGACCTGCCCGACGGCGTGACCTGGGCGGACATGGCGGCCGGGACCGCCCGCGAATACCCGCAATGGGCGATCGACCACCAGAACGAGTTCGCCATGCAGCCCGGCGACACCCTGGCCGGCGTCCTCGCGCGCTACGAAGACGTCGCGAAGCGCAGCGAGGACGTCATCCGCACGGTGCCCGAACTCTCCGCGACGCACCCGCTGCCGGAAGCACCGTGGAACCGGCCGGGCACGGTGTGGACCGCGCGGCGGGCCGTGCTGCACGTCATCGCCGAGACCGCCCAGCACGCCGGCCACGCGGACATCCTCCGCGAGACGCTCGACGGCCAGAAGTCGACGTGA